CATTCGGTTTTTTATTTTAAAAAATGCCTGTTAGACCTTCAGGCTGGTAAAAGAGTAGGTAGAAACTTTCTTTATCTAGATTGAGCGACTTTTGGAGCAGTGGAAACAGCGCTTAACGAAGTTGCGGTGGCGAAAATAGGTGAGCTCACAAGGATGTCGGTCTGGGCCCTGTGGGTACAAAAGCTTAAGCTGACTAAGGATGGTCAGAGGATAGCTTCCTATTTTCGTCCACAACAAGTTCTTGCAATGTTCAATAGGGAGACTTTGGGCGAACGAAGAATGAAATTACTAATAGGTAGATTTGATCAACAAGCTCAACACCTATTAGTCTTTTTTCAAACATTAAACGTACAGGTCTTCTTCACTTATGGTTCTGGCAATTTGACCACCTTTTACAGCCTCTTCATAATCCACTTCATCCTCAAAATCTTCATCAATTAAGAATTGAATTGATACACCACAGGTATCCGCTATGAGATTTAATGCGTCCCATTCGGGGTAAAACTGTCCTTTTTCCAACTTTTGAACCCATTTTGAGGTTTCACCTATCTTAAAGGCAAGCATTTTTTGGGTAAAGTCCTGTCCACTTCTTTTGGATCTTTGTTCCCGAGCCTTCTTAACTTTGAGGCCTAATTCCTTTGAGCTATACACTTGGTGATGCCTCCTTTCAAAATCCTAATTATATTATTTGTTTATGTTCCATAGGTATGAGTGGTAAATTTTCTAAAAATTTTACTGTTATTTTTATAACTATTTTGCCAATTTAGGTTATTTCATCCTGACAACCTTACATAAGATATACCATTAGAAAACCTACTTTAGTTTACACTGGGTCAACAAAACCAGAAAAGGAGGCGTCAGAATGCGTAGACATAAAACGATAACCATTAGTATTCCTGAAGACCTAATTGAATATTTGGATAAAAAAATCACACAAATAAACAAAAGTTCCTTTGAAGAAACCAACCGTAGCCAATACATTCGTTTACTTATCAAAAAAGATATGTCCAATGTTATGGTTTCTGACAACAAAAAAGCAGTATCCCCAGAAGAAAGCAGCGATATTATTCTATCAGATCTAGATTATTTTGATTCCCTGCTGGACATTGGCGGCTACAAACGCTAAATACATAACCCTATAGCGCACGAAATTTTAATAAAGTTGTCATTTTTCAATGGCCTCCAAGTAGCATAATAGGCTAATATGCAAATAATAGAGGAAGGGCATACCCTAAGGTGCCCTTCCTTCTTTATTATTTCACTTCCAAGGATTTAATTTTTCCATCTCTGAGTTCAATTTCTACATCTTTTCCTTCATAGTCATCCAGATCATCTTCGTCAATATCATCCCCATCATCATCTTCTAAATCTGCATTATCGGCAAAATAAAGCTTGTGCTTGCCATTATCTTGTTTTAGATAGATATACGAGGAACTGGCACTATAAAGCTCTCCCTCAATTTCAATATCTTCATCATCGGTTATCTTGATCTTTTCCACTTCGTCATCATCAATGGTGACTTCACATTCCGAGCCAATGAGGACTTCGTCTACATACAGATCCTTCCCATCCCTTTGGATTTTAACATTCCTGGCTAGATCATAGGTTTTCGTACTTTTACCCTTGATGGTGATTTCATCGTCATCCAGTTTGGTAATGGTTCCTTCATAATCACCACTGGAATCATCATCAGTAATTATGATGGTAATTACCTCATCATCATCATTATCAAAAATTAACTTTACATAATCTTTCTTATCAATTTGATCAAATTTCCTGCTTTTACTTCCTTCATAGACATCCACATTTTTAGATACATCATAGGTTTTCTCTTTGCCACTTGAATTCTCAATGGTGATTCCCCAACTACCCGAGTCATCTACTTCGGTAACCTTTCCCTTAACAATCTCAACATCCAAAATATCGATTCTGGTTACGTCATCATTCTTGTCTAACTTTAACTTAACATAATCTCCTTTACGAATATCATCAAAATCTTTGCGTTTTCCGTCATCATAAACATCCACATCGTCGTCCACATCATAGGACTTATCGTCACCATTGGTTTTCTCAATGGTAATCTCTAAGGACCCAGAAGTGTCAAGTTCGGTAACTTCACCTTGGATAGCAGAGGAGGAGCCCCCTCCTTCTGTTAATCGTATGGTGGTTGCTTCATCCTTGCTGTTCAGTTCTATTTCTACAAATTCTTCCTTTTCTACCTCATCCCTGTCCAGGGAATCTCCATCCTTATCCTTTATCCTATAACCACTGGCTAAAGAATAAGTGCGCTCATAACCATCCCCATCTTCAATGGTAATATCCGATGAGCTAATCCTAATAACATCACCAAAGACCTTTTTAGTTTCATTCAAGGGTACAATACTGGATACGATACTGCCAACCTTCCCAATGGAAACCCTCTGACCCCTGGACATTTGAAGAAACGTTGTGCTGACATTTCTTTTATCAATTTCTTCACTGGTGCCATCATCATAGCGAACCGTAAAGTAATCTAAATACATGTTAACCACGTAGCCCTTGCGTCCGTTATCTGTAGATACACTGCTAAGGAGCTTAATTTCTGTAACACTGCCACCGGTTACTTTTATTTCAGCCCGAGCACCGCTGGTTAAAGCAGTTAAATCCTTTGTTGCACCACTTTGTGTAATGCTTACAGAGCCTAACAGAGGATAAGAGTTCAATGTTCCTGTATCTGGTTGGAATGATAACATCCACTGATTGCCACTTATTAATCCCTTAATAGTACCCGTATAGGTTGTAGTAACAGATACAGTCCCGTTACTCTGGTTTGACTTGGTATTAGCTATGTAGACCACTTTACCTGTGGCATCAATAACTACCCTTATATTTTCATTTACCTTTAAAGACCCTGCCGAAATTTTCTTACCATCCCAGTAGTAAAGGGAATCAGCCTGTAAATTCAGCGTGACCGTCTGGCCACCCTTTAAGACAGTGATTTTCTGACCCGTTGCATCAACTTGTGTCAGTTTAGCCATATAATATTTGCCGGCATTGGGGTTAATCTTGCCATTTTCAAACAATCGGGAAATAATGGCCGCCATTTCAGCCCTTGTTACACTGGCATTGGGATCAAAGGTATTATCCGGACGGCCCGACATAACGCCATGCTTCACAGCAGCAGCCACATAGGACTGCAGACTGGAAGGAATTTTAGACTTGTCTTTAAAATTTAGCTGGTAACCATCCGCACTTAATTTTAAAGCATTGGCAAAAAGTACTGCTACCTCTGCCCTACTGGCTGAATTCTTAGGCTTCATACTGGGAATTCCAGCCTTTGATATGTAGCCCTTATCAGCCGCAAAGGCTACATTCTTTTTAGCCCATTCGGGAAAATCCTTTGGGAAGTTATAGCCACCCGCAGACATACTATAGTTGTCTGCCTCTGCTCGATGTCCCATGGCACGGTTTAGAAAAACAATGACTTCCAACTGGGAAACGGGCGCCTTGGGGTCAAATATACCCTGTCCCCTGCCGCCTACCAAGTCCGCAGCACTGCATTCCGCCACAGATTGTTCCCACCACTTGCCTGTGGTATCCCTATAAAGGTGCGAGGATGCCGCCCAGGCATAGGTGCTGGTTAACAAGGAAAAAACTAAGATCAATACGAATAGGTGTCTTCTCCCTTTCAAGATAATACCTCCTTGGTTGGACCAGGCGGATGCCTATTGGGGGGCACGACAGGTATCCGACTGGACCAACATGTTTTTATATTTATGACTGTCTATCTAATCATTTCGTTACAAAAAACATAATTCCTGTACCAAAAATGGAAAATAAATACCATTATGCTAAGGAATGCCTGAAAAATAATACTAACTATGGAAGGATAAAAAACCGACACACCTTGGGTCGGTTTAGGGACAGAACCTATGATTTTTTACGAAGCTATAAATTTCTTGCCAGGATTTGCATCGAATTCCCTGCCATGGCCAATGTCGGTTGTGGGGAGCATCAAACAAGATTATGGGAATCCCTCCCCCATTTAATTGGTAAGCATTATGAATATTATCCTCAACCATCAACTTTACACCAAGCTGCTGGCAAATTTCCAATTTATTATGGGAATCTAACAGATGCAGCCCGGTGAAAGGTATTTCCTTCTCCTGCAACCACTTCTCTGTAGCCCCTTGATATCTGGGACTTCGGGCAGTAATAATATGAACTTCCCATCCCTCCAGAACCAGTTTATGGATGGATTCACTGGCAAAGGAAATTATCGGACTCTTTATAATAATTTCCTCTTCCTTCTCTTCCATTAGTTGAATAAATTGCTCTTCTTTTATGTTATAAACCTCACAGAGGTTGTATTGATAAATTTCTTCACCACATAAATCCTTGCTACAATAATGGTTCATTGTTTGTACAAGCAATTCAAGGTTATCAGCAATGGTCCCATCTAGATCTATCCCAATTCTCATGATCTCTTTCAGCCCCTTTTAGAGAATTCATATCAAGAAGTATAACGATAAACTTTCCCCTGCGTCAAATCCTAATTAAGAACTTAGATGGTAATTTGGAAATTTTTATACCCCTAAGTACTATTTTCCTTTTTACTGGGCATAATAAAAAAAACAATACATAAGAGGTGTAAAATATGAACATTTCTCCTGGAGAGCGAACCATCTATGCTTTCTTTAATGATCGAGTGGCTGCCCGTAGTGCAGCCGAAGCACTTCAAGAAGCAGGCTTTGAACTTCCCTTTGTGGATCGACTAGATCGACATACAAGTGCAGATTTTCTTGAAGCATCCACCCTTCACCCCGAAGGTTTTGGGGAACAACTCGGGGAAGTTGATTTTAACCAAGGATTCTTCTTTACATTAAAGACAAAGGATGATCTTATTAATAAAGCCATTGGTATTATTCAGAAACACGAAGGCTTTGTTTAATATTTTAGGGGCTCCAGGCAGCCCCTTTTTGCTTGCAATAACATGTAAAAATATGTCATAAATGTAAACTAACATAACTATACCCTCACATTTCCTGTCACCTTGCATAGAATATAAAAGAATATAAATAATGCAAGGGGGTCTGTTCTTATGACCAAGGATGAAAAAGAATTAACTGAGGCCACTGAAGATACCGTCTCTTCTACCTCATTTATTAAGAGACGTGGCCTATTAAAGGAATTTGAAGCCTTTACTCTGGAGCCCAGCAATACTAGCGGTGCAATTTCACTTCCACTTAACACAACGCCCACAACCATTGCTTCGTTAACAGGTGAAAATGTACTTTGTATAGATGATGAATGTGATCGAGTTTGCTTAACCTGTACAGTAGGTTGGGAAGCAATCTCAAATGCCAATGGCGAAGGACGGCAAGCTGACAAGGTGGATGTATTATTCAAAATCTTTCGAGGGAACCCTATGGCAGGGGAAATGATTTTTAGCTGTCGACAAAGTGCCAATGCCACAGAGGAAAATTTCCAAACCACAACCTTTACACATGTTGATTTACCCTTTGCCAAAAAGGTTCATAATCCTTGCGAAGATGACCTTTGCCATTGTGCCCCCACAGTGCCTTATTTCGTCACGGCTGAACTCCCTGTGGGCGGGCAGGCCAATGTAATTGGCCCCATTACTTTCACAGGTTCACAAATTGCCCAAAACCCAAGATAAAACAAAACCCGGGCGGTATCAAACCGCTCGGTGTTTTGTTTTATCAACTATGACAGTATCTATCAAATAACTCTTTCTGTTTTGCTTCATTAAATCGTCGTTCCCAACAGGGATGGCTGGCCCGGTTTCAACCCCAAGTTCATGGAAGTGGTTGAAAAAGAAATCCGTATTCACTAGAATTGCATGCACATGGCTGTCGCCTTTGGGGATTTCCTCACTGGTTACACCGGCAAAACGATGATTATGCCTTAACTCACCTTGTACTGCTAATTGGGTGCTGCCTAAAAACTCATGCACATGTGTCTGTACGGAAGGGGTCATACCCTTCGTACAAGAATCCTTTACACCATCCATTATGTTATCAAAGTATTCTTTTTCATATTTATTCATATGAAACCTTCTTGCTTTGATACCATAATATGTAACTAGCGGGAGCTTGTTACAATAAAATGATACAATGTAATTTTTTGATAGATTTTTGAATACTCCTCTATGATATTCCACTCTACTTGCCGTATCATGGTAACTAGCTTATGGGACATGATATCTCCTCGTAGGTATCCGTCATGGTAGGGAAAGTGGTTTCAAAAATATGATCACCTGTCTTATTGGACAGCATTTTATAAAACTCATAAACTTTGCACTAAACAAAATAACAAAACTGAACTCCCAGTTATTCTAAAAGTTCAGTTAAGGTAATATATTTTAAATCTTAAACTTGTCAACTATAACATTTAAGTCTTGGCTAGTGCCTCTGCAGATGCAGCTACCTCTTGCATTGCGGCAGTTTGTTCCTCTGTAGCTACTGCCACGTTCTGAACCCCAGCCATAATTTGTTCAGTTGTAAAAGCAACTTCTTCAATCTGTGCAGTTAGTCCCTGAACAGAATTGATAATCTCTCTAAATTTCTGTCCTACATCTTGGGCAACTAAATTTCCTGAATCAACCTGCTTCACACCTTCAGACATTGTAGTTACTGCTTTTTGAGACTCCTGTTGAATATCGCTAATCAAGTCTTTGATTTCTTGCGCTGAACCAGCAGACTGCTCTGCCAACTTTCGAACTTCCTCTGCCACTACCGCAAAGCCCCGCCCCTGCTCTCCTGCTCTGGCTGCCTCAATGGCAGCATTAAGAGCTAGTAGGTTTGTCTGTTCAGCTATGTTGTTTATTATTTCTACAATATGGCTAATCTCTTGCGACTTGTTGCTTAATGTCGCAATTACACCTGCTATTTCTTGGCTAGTGTTAGATATTAATTGCATTTGGCCAGTTAATTTCCCAATACCTTCACTCCCTACACCAGCTAGAGTAGTTGTATCCTGAGACTTATTAGATATATCCTGAATACTAGTAGTGATTGATCCACTGAGGCAGATACTTG
This genomic interval from Desulforamulus reducens MI-1 contains the following:
- a CDS encoding 5' nucleotidase, NT5C type, yielding MRIGIDLDGTIADNLELLVQTMNHYCSKDLCGEEIYQYNLCEVYNIKEEQFIQLMEEKEEEIIIKSPIISFASESIHKLVLEGWEVHIITARSPRYQGATEKWLQEKEIPFTGLHLLDSHNKLEICQQLGVKLMVEDNIHNAYQLNGGGIPIILFDAPHNRHWPWQGIRCKSWQEIYSFVKNHRFCP
- a CDS encoding helix-turn-helix domain-containing protein, with amino-acid sequence MYSSKELGLKVKKAREQRSKRSGQDFTQKMLAFKIGETSKWVQKLEKGQFYPEWDALNLIADTCGVSIQFLIDEDFEDEVDYEEAVKGGQIARTISEEDLYV
- a CDS encoding S-layer homology domain-containing protein, translating into MKGRRHLFVLILVFSLLTSTYAWAASSHLYRDTTGKWWEQSVAECSAADLVGGRGQGIFDPKAPVSQLEVIVFLNRAMGHRAEADNYSMSAGGYNFPKDFPEWAKKNVAFAADKGYISKAGIPSMKPKNSASRAEVAVLFANALKLSADGYQLNFKDKSKIPSSLQSYVAAAVKHGVMSGRPDNTFDPNASVTRAEMAAIISRLFENGKINPNAGKYYMAKLTQVDATGQKITVLKGGQTVTLNLQADSLYYWDGKKISAGSLKVNENIRVVIDATGKVVYIANTKSNQSNGTVSVTTTYTGTIKGLISGNQWMLSFQPDTGTLNSYPLLGSVSITQSGATKDLTALTSGARAEIKVTGGSVTEIKLLSSVSTDNGRKGYVVNMYLDYFTVRYDDGTSEEIDKRNVSTTFLQMSRGQRVSIGKVGSIVSSIVPLNETKKVFGDVIRISSSDITIEDGDGYERTYSLASGYRIKDKDGDSLDRDEVEKEEFVEIELNSKDEATTIRLTEGGGSSSAIQGEVTELDTSGSLEITIEKTNGDDKSYDVDDDVDVYDDGKRKDFDDIRKGDYVKLKLDKNDDVTRIDILDVEIVKGKVTEVDDSGSWGITIENSSGKEKTYDVSKNVDVYEGSKSRKFDQIDKKDYVKLIFDNDDDEVITIIITDDDSSGDYEGTITKLDDDEITIKGKSTKTYDLARNVKIQRDGKDLYVDEVLIGSECEVTIDDDEVEKIKITDDEDIEIEGELYSASSSYIYLKQDNGKHKLYFADNADLEDDDGDDIDEDDLDDYEGKDVEIELRDGKIKSLEVK
- a CDS encoding YmaF family protein, whose protein sequence is MTPSVQTHVHEFLGSTQLAVQGELRHNHRFAGVTSEEIPKGDSHVHAILVNTDFFFNHFHELGVETGPAIPVGNDDLMKQNRKSYLIDTVIVDKTKHRAV
- a CDS encoding methyl-accepting chemotaxis protein, with protein sequence MCLSGSITTSIQDISNKSQDTTTLAGVGSEGIGKLTGQMQLISNTSQEIAGVIATLSNKSQEISHIVEIINNIAEQTNLLALNAAIEAARAGEQGRGFAVVAEEVRKLAEQSAGSAQEIKDLISDIQQESQKAVTTMSEGVKQVDSGNLVAQDVGQKFREIINSVQGLTAQIEEVAFTTEQIMAGVQNVAVATEEQTAAMQEVAASAEALAKT